ACATCATGGGAGTGCAGTGAGCCTTCACTTCAAGCAACGTGTTGCTCGGCCAAACCATTTTAGTACTGGCAGTGCGTTTAGCCCCGGCCTCAATTTCTTCCTAGCTTCCCTCGCCAAAGCAAAGCAAACCCATTTGCCATGGCTAATCGTGGTGCTCCCATCAACTCCCtcatcctgctcctcctcctatccCTCTCCCTCCAAGCTCAAGGTTCGTACCAATCGGACTGTCCATCTGTTTTTTTTAAGGAATTTTATTTCGGTCTCTGCATGAGTTATGCATACAACCAATCGACTGTCCATCTGGTGGCCGCCGTATGTCCATTTTGATGGAAACTGGAGGGGTTCGCACCCCTACAGTAGATTTATTAAAAATTTAAACAAGCAGATCGCTAGCTCATTCATGGCTGCATGGATTCGCTTGGATCATCATGCATGTATAATGTGTTCTTGATTCAGTTCTAATCCCCTGCCCTGACTCCTGAGTAAACGTAAACAAGCAGGAGGCAGCGGCAGCAAGCAGTCCAGCAGAAGaccatcagcatcagcatcagagGAGTACGTTCCGGTGAAAAGCGTGGTGTACCGGCCATCGTCGTCCGAGCTGccagcggcgacgacggcggtgtCGTACGAGCCGTTCGAGCTGTGCCAAGGGTGCCGGTGCTGCTCGTCGTCCAACACGAGCAGCTGCGTGGACACCAGCTGCTGCTACGCCATCGACTGCGACCTCCCCGGCAAGCCCTTCGGCACCTGCGCCTTCACGCCCCACACCTGCGGCTGCGGCACCGTCAACTGCACCCCGTCGTCGTGATCGTGATCCATCCGTCCAGCTCCTTCCCTCGTCGACCTTCTCCACTATCTGACAAAATTAAAGGATGCTGCTGCTGAGTGCTGATCAAAGTGATCAGTTGGTAGATGCCCGTCCAAATGCTTTTGACGATTACTGCTTTTTTTTACAACCCCCCTGTGTGTGTGGTGTCTGTTTCTTTTTTCAGAGATTTTCGAGTTTGGGTCTGAATTTGATTACAGGTTACTCATTTTTTTTATGTTCACATGTGGCTTGAAATTATTTTGTTGATGTGTAGACGAGGTTCCTCTGTGGGCGTGGCTAGCGCCCGAACGTCCAGAGAGACGCTTGCGTCCAGACGTCGGCGCTACTGCTCTATTTCACGCGCGTCGCGCACACTCGGGAACCTCCGCGCCTCCTGTTCGGACACCCGCACGCCCTCTACTTCCAGCGCCCGCATGCACGGGGGGCTGCATGCCCATTCCCCTCCGCGTCCCCCGCCCGGTGCATGCACGATGCCCCAGCAACTCCCGTTTCACGCGCCTAGGACCTCACGCGCCACGCCCCTGCCTCTATCGTCCTCTGCTTCCCATGTGCATGCACGGTGCCCCAGCAGCTGTAGCAGGCGGCTGCACTAGGTGGGTTCCGTTGCAATATGTGTAaccctagatctacttttgcagcacccagatgaaacacttgcaacatacatctgaaacagctAGAACATTTGCAAgatacgtctaaaacacttgaaaaacacgtGTGTAACCATTGCAAAACaaatacaacatccagatgaaacacttacaatatacgtatgaaacaccggaaacacttgaaaacatacccttgcaacatgcatgtatatgcaacactcagatctacttttgcaacatccagattaaaCACTTGAGGCTTTGTTTGGATGTAGTCAGATTTGaatcaatccatatgtgttgaagtggaacttgaactaaattccaccccaatacatgtggattgaggtgaattcgataacatccaaacaaggtctgaaacatacgtctgaaactcttcaaacacttgaaaacatatgcttgcaacatgcgtatattggCATTGCAATGCAAGATCTCATATatatacttttacaacat
The sequence above is drawn from the Miscanthus floridulus cultivar M001 chromosome 15, ASM1932011v1, whole genome shotgun sequence genome and encodes:
- the LOC136509344 gene encoding uncharacterized protein; translated protein: MANRGAPINSLILLLLLSLSLQAQGGSGSKQSSRRPSASASEEYVPVKSVVYRPSSSELPAATTAVSYEPFELCQGCRCCSSSNTSSCVDTSCCYAIDCDLPGKPFGTCAFTPHTCGCGTVNCTPSS